AAAATTTGGATGAAGAAACATCTTTTTTCATCGAATAACTGGTGTCCGGCTGCCAATTATTAAAACTTCCTGCAACATATACATAATCTTTTCCCGGAGCATCTAAAATCAATATGGCTTTGGTGGGATCAGTCGCATCATAGTTTATTCCGTCTACTTTTCCTGAAGGTATAGCCTGAGAAACAGTGGCGGGCGTAACAATAACTGAGAACTTTTTGGTTTGTGTTGAAGTTCCTTGTGTAATCACCAACTCATAATTTTGATTAGATGTAATGTTGTTATGAGTATAGGTATAAGAAGATACATTGGATACAACATCCAAACTTACCCCGTTTGCTTTCAAGTCATAAGTAGCATTCCCGTTCGTATTGGATGCTGAAATACTTCTACTTCCTCCTGAGGCTATAATTGTGGTACTTCCTTCGGTAGGGGTGAGTAATGAGGTTTGAAAATAACCCACATTAAAAAAGAAATCGCCACAACTTGGAGCCAATTTTAATGTTTGAGAACCCGTTGCATTTCTGAAAACCATCCCCATTTTTGCCGCACTGGCCTGCTGGGTACTGTTAAGATTAAAATAAACACTAGGAGTCATTGTAATACTCCAAGTCCCATTACCATTATTAGTCATCAAACCCACACCGTTATCTAATCCCCAATTCCCAACTACGGTTGTCCATGGATTACTAGTAGGACCTATTCCGGAATGGATATAAACTTTTGCAGGATTAGTACCCATAGTGTTACAGGTAGCGCTGGCAAAAGAAACCGTAATGGTTATTTGGTCGGTAACATTAAATGTTGAGGGCGAAATGGTCACCTGTTGTCCAAAAACAATAGTGGTAAAAAGAGAAAATAATATAGCAATTTTTTTCATAGCTTGTTTTTTTATTTCACAAAGAGCAACTAATAAAAGTTGCTCTTCATGGAATTATTACTTTTTTGTTAAACTATATTTTAGTCATTTTATAGGTATACTTTCTCGGATTACTTACATCTAATTCTATTCTATATTTCTCTCTGGTGCCATCATCTGCTCCCGGAACGGTTATCTCACCTGAACCGGCAAGGTTGTTTTCCTGTAAAGTGAATGGTGTTGCCGTTTTTCCTAATATAGATACCGAAGTGGTTGCAGTTCCCGGTGCATATGGCGGGTTTGGAAGTGTAGGAACAACTATGGTACCTGTCCAAAGATTAGATTTGAACTTAAATTTTTTGCCTTTCAATAAATCCAATTCATATGACCAAATTTTGGTGGTTGCATCGTAGTCAAAGGGAACCTGATTATCAAAACCAAGACCGGATCTGGTGGCTCTACCAAAAATTCCAAAAGTGGTAAATCGAGAAAGAGTATAAGTATTTGTAGCCAAATTAACTTTTACCAAATAATGTCCGGCAGTTGCTACAGCTATACTTGCGGCACTGGCACTGGAATCTAATGTCCCTGCTGAACCTCCGTAAACTAATGCCGATGCAAAATCTTGACAAGCATCCGGTTGGTAAAATTTATAATTACCGGCTTCTAAATACATATAGCCCTCATAATCCGAATTGGAAGCAGGAGTTGACGCCGCTATTCTTGGTTCTGTTGAAGGCGTATTTCCATCCTTTACCAAAGCAATTACAGGTAATTTTAATGAATAGCCCGTAACTTTTACATTAATTGGATTAGAGTATTGAATAAACGGATTAGGATTAGTTCCTAAAGTTGATTTTATTCTTATATCAATATCCATTTCACTACATTTATAAGTAGGCAAGCTATTAATTAAGTTATTAAATTCAGCCACTGTTAAACTGGCTTTTCTTGATGTAGTGGTTACTTCCAAACCATCTCCGGTATATTCAACCGGATTAGACAAAGAGGTATCATTATGATCAAAAACCTGCAACGTGTATGTTGAAACCGTAGCTGGACCATTATTTGCTTTATCCCATTCAAATTTTCCAAAAACATCGGTAGCCGTTGCATCGGTCAAAACTGTGGGTGGAGTAACTGTAGCATCTTTTCTTAGTTCAAAACCGTTGGCAGCAACTACGGGGTCATTATCATCCTCACAGGAAAAAAATCCGGTAACCAATGCCGCGAAAATTATCGTTTTTACTATATTTTTCATTTATATTTCTTTTTAAAATATTAATTGTAACCTGGATTTTGGGTTAAATTAGGATTAGCA
Above is a genomic segment from Flavobacterium phycosphaerae containing:
- a CDS encoding SusE domain-containing protein, whose amino-acid sequence is MKNIVKTIIFAALVTGFFSCEDDNDPVVAANGFELRKDATVTPPTVLTDATATDVFGKFEWDKANNGPATVSTYTLQVFDHNDTSLSNPVEYTGDGLEVTTTSRKASLTVAEFNNLINSLPTYKCSEMDIDIRIKSTLGTNPNPFIQYSNPINVKVTGYSLKLPVIALVKDGNTPSTEPRIAASTPASNSDYEGYMYLEAGNYKFYQPDACQDFASALVYGGSAGTLDSSASAASIAVATAGHYLVKVNLATNTYTLSRFTTFGIFGRATRSGLGFDNQVPFDYDATTKIWSYELDLLKGKKFKFKSNLWTGTIVVPTLPNPPYAPGTATTSVSILGKTATPFTLQENNLAGSGEITVPGADDGTREKYRIELDVSNPRKYTYKMTKI